A single Alteribacter lacisalsi DNA region contains:
- the atpF gene encoding F0F1 ATP synthase subunit B → MFGPIEWGDVIYQLAGFVVLLLILKKFAFGPIMDMMEKRENHIADQISSAEKNREESEKYLEEQREAIKEARTEAKEIVENARKQAERTEKDIIANAEKQAERKTQEALANIQMEKEQAISALREQVSSLSVLVASKVIEKELDEKEQEKLIQETLKEVGEEL, encoded by the coding sequence ATGTTTGGACCTATTGAATGGGGAGATGTCATATACCAGCTCGCCGGGTTCGTCGTTCTCTTGCTGATCTTAAAGAAGTTTGCTTTTGGTCCGATTATGGACATGATGGAAAAGCGAGAGAATCACATAGCAGACCAGATCTCCTCTGCTGAGAAGAACCGCGAAGAGTCGGAAAAGTACCTCGAAGAACAACGTGAAGCCATCAAGGAAGCCCGTACGGAAGCGAAGGAAATCGTGGAAAACGCGCGCAAACAGGCTGAACGCACGGAAAAAGATATTATTGCCAATGCTGAAAAGCAGGCAGAGCGCAAGACACAGGAAGCTCTCGCCAACATTCAGATGGAAAAAGAGCAAGCGATCTCTGCACTTCGTGAGCAAGTTTCGTCCTTGTCTGTCCTTGTGGCATCTAAGGTCATCGAAAAAGAGCTGGATGAGAAAGAACAGGAAAAACTCATTCAGGAGACTCTTAAAGAAGTTGGCGAAGAGCTATGA
- the atpE gene encoding F0F1 ATP synthase subunit C, whose translation MDVGLIAIGIGIVAGFAALAGALGVAIVVKGTLEGITRQPELRGQLQTVMFIGIPLVEALPIIGVVVSFLLLGQM comes from the coding sequence ATGGATGTCGGTTTGATTGCAATTGGTATTGGTATCGTAGCAGGTTTCGCTGCACTAGCAGGTGCGCTTGGGGTAGCGATCGTAGTAAAAGGAACACTTGAAGGTATTACCCGTCAGCCGGAACTTCGCGGCCAGCTTCAGACAGTAATGTTCATTGGTATCCCGCTTGTTGAGGCACTTCCAATCATCGGGGTCGTTGTTTCATTCCTGCTTCTTGGACAAATGTAA
- the atpB gene encoding F0F1 ATP synthase subunit A: MDHHERVVEVFGIPWLTVNLTNIITVTATILIVFLVCFFMSRTIKMYPTGAQNALEYLVQFVKNIISSNMDWNRGKNFIMLGLTIILYVFTANMLGLPFEIVDENHYVWWRSPTSSPVLTLSLAAMVVLLTHYYGIKMKGPAEYGKDYFRPVFFLFPFKIIEEIANTLTLGMRLFGNVYAKEVLMIMLVGLGTSGIVAGIFAFAPLVIWQAFGLFIGSLQAFIFCMLTMVYMAHKVNEEH; the protein is encoded by the coding sequence TTGGATCATCATGAAAGAGTGGTTGAAGTCTTCGGAATCCCATGGCTTACGGTGAACCTGACCAACATTATCACCGTGACAGCAACGATTCTCATCGTTTTTCTGGTCTGTTTTTTCATGTCCCGGACCATTAAAATGTATCCGACGGGCGCACAGAACGCTCTCGAGTACCTGGTTCAGTTCGTAAAAAACATCATCAGCAGCAACATGGACTGGAACAGGGGGAAGAACTTCATCATGCTGGGACTCACCATCATCCTCTATGTCTTTACGGCAAATATGCTCGGACTTCCGTTCGAGATTGTGGATGAGAACCATTATGTATGGTGGCGCTCACCGACATCAAGTCCGGTGCTCACACTGTCCCTTGCCGCAATGGTTGTGCTGCTTACGCACTACTACGGTATTAAGATGAAGGGACCGGCAGAATACGGAAAAGATTATTTCCGTCCGGTGTTTTTCTTATTCCCATTCAAAATTATTGAGGAAATTGCCAACACGCTTACGCTTGGAATGCGTCTATTCGGTAACGTGTATGCAAAGGAAGTACTCATGATCATGCTCGTGGGTCTCGGTACATCCGGAATTGTAGCAGGGATTTTCGCCTTCGCGCCGCTGGTTATCTGGCAGGCATTCGGTCTGTTTATCGGATCGCTGCAGGCATTTATCTTCTGTATGCTGACCATGGTTTACATGGCGCACAAAGTGAACGAGGAACACTAA
- a CDS encoding ATP synthase subunit I → MEFGATAKRMILYTVALLALIAILAFTTPYNTFFYGMLLGTAFSLLNLYMTYAQVKRVTSESKALRTKFAFGTVSRIAVSVICIVIAVSFPHIFNLAGAIIGLMLTYAIIMIEPIFHIKRLQ, encoded by the coding sequence ATGGAGTTTGGAGCAACAGCAAAACGGATGATTCTTTACACAGTAGCGCTTCTGGCGCTGATCGCAATCCTTGCTTTCACTACACCTTACAACACGTTTTTCTACGGCATGCTTCTCGGTACAGCGTTCAGTCTGCTGAATCTGTACATGACCTACGCACAGGTGAAACGGGTGACCTCGGAATCAAAGGCACTCCGGACAAAATTCGCTTTTGGTACAGTAAGCCGGATCGCAGTGTCCGTAATCTGTATCGTGATCGCCGTAAGTTTCCCTCACATTTTTAATCTTGCTGGTGCGATTATAGGTCTCATGCTGACCTATGCCATCATCATGATAGAACCTATTTTCCATATTAAGCGTTTGCAGTAG
- a CDS encoding AtpZ/AtpI family protein produces the protein MANDQKVQSVIRKMALVSTISSYFIGCILIGVLGGRWLDGYFETGGLLMAAGFLVGLTAAVYGIYHVLKRTLGDDT, from the coding sequence ATGGCAAACGATCAGAAAGTGCAGTCTGTAATCCGGAAAATGGCCCTTGTATCAACAATCTCCTCTTACTTTATCGGGTGTATTCTGATCGGAGTACTTGGAGGAAGATGGCTTGATGGTTATTTTGAAACAGGAGGACTGCTTATGGCAGCCGGCTTTCTCGTCGGACTGACAGCAGCAGTTTACGGTATTTATCACGTGCTGAAGCGTACTTTGGGAGACGATACGTAA
- a CDS encoding S8 family serine peptidase, producing the protein MRTLVWRLIAGTIIAMLMMPAYGLAEDTEQYFPKRPPMPVTGDPDERQIIIVEAEGDSAEAMARVQEEIPDAEIRRTFMTLYNGFSLEISQKDLDRLQSIKGIRRIDPVAVYETSMDESVPFIGGREIRRMLDERGDNLTGKGVKVGVIDTGIDYNHPDLRDSYRGGYDVVDEDEDPMETLQDEGAPTMHGTHVAGIIGANGRLKGVAPEAEIYGYRALGPTGMGTTEQVIAAIEKAVEDGVDVINLSLGNTVNGPDWPTSVALDKAVEEGVVAVTSNGNSGPNLWTVGSPGTSSRAISVGASTPPLKVPYLTFERNDGEEWGMIPMQRAKPWNMKRDEPIVYAGLGRKEDFENTDVKGKIALVERGIVTFTVKAKEAQKAGAAGLIVYNNRDGEFAGTLEEMLDIPVVSMAKEDGEQLRDIITKTDHPYIRTIYREEEDLIAPFSSRGPVTYSWEVKPDLVAPGVSIDSTVPKGYMDMNGTSMAAPHIAGAAALILQKYPDWTPDQVKAALMNTAKQVTDRDGNIQPPHVQGTGRVDLAKALTAETLVYPGAVSFGKWLRNERRIEKTVKVTVDNQSDERKRYTIDPPFDVPDGIQWKVPFSFYLNPGEKREVPIIMDILPAVFEGGMYHGIIEVKSRDETINVPYLFFVEEPDYPRVMAFMLEQTADENIYQYEVYLPGGAEEFGIVLYDPDTFEYLDYIEARTDVERGMLEEKLEITGLEPGIYKALIFASQDGKEDTIERDIFIGSGLTEHAP; encoded by the coding sequence ATGAGAACGCTTGTATGGCGGCTGATTGCAGGAACAATAATCGCAATGCTGATGATGCCGGCTTACGGCCTGGCAGAGGACACAGAGCAATACTTTCCGAAACGGCCGCCGATGCCTGTGACGGGTGATCCGGACGAACGCCAAATCATCATTGTGGAAGCTGAAGGAGATTCGGCAGAGGCAATGGCGCGGGTTCAGGAGGAGATACCGGATGCGGAAATCCGCCGGACATTTATGACCCTTTACAACGGCTTTTCCCTTGAAATCAGCCAGAAGGATCTCGACAGGCTTCAGTCCATCAAAGGAATTCGCCGGATCGATCCCGTCGCCGTTTACGAAACCTCGATGGACGAAAGTGTCCCCTTCATCGGGGGCCGGGAAATCCGCCGGATGCTTGATGAAAGAGGAGACAACCTGACTGGAAAAGGGGTGAAGGTCGGCGTGATTGATACCGGCATCGACTACAACCATCCGGACCTTCGCGATAGTTACCGCGGCGGCTATGACGTGGTGGATGAGGACGAAGATCCGATGGAAACCCTCCAGGATGAAGGGGCACCAACGATGCACGGGACACACGTAGCGGGGATCATCGGGGCCAATGGACGGCTGAAAGGCGTGGCCCCGGAAGCTGAAATCTACGGCTACCGGGCGCTCGGACCAACCGGTATGGGCACGACCGAGCAGGTGATCGCAGCGATCGAGAAAGCGGTGGAGGATGGGGTGGACGTGATCAACCTTTCTCTCGGCAACACCGTTAACGGACCGGACTGGCCGACGAGCGTGGCCCTCGATAAAGCGGTGGAAGAAGGTGTTGTGGCGGTTACTTCCAACGGAAACAGCGGTCCGAATCTGTGGACTGTCGGCTCGCCGGGTACTTCCTCCAGAGCGATCAGCGTAGGGGCATCCACGCCGCCGCTGAAAGTTCCTTATCTGACCTTCGAAAGAAACGACGGAGAAGAGTGGGGCATGATTCCGATGCAGCGGGCAAAGCCATGGAACATGAAACGTGACGAGCCGATCGTGTATGCCGGCCTCGGGAGAAAAGAAGACTTTGAAAACACGGATGTGAAAGGCAAAATCGCACTCGTGGAGCGGGGAATTGTCACGTTCACCGTTAAGGCGAAAGAAGCACAGAAAGCCGGTGCGGCAGGGCTGATCGTATACAATAACCGGGACGGAGAGTTCGCCGGAACACTTGAAGAGATGCTCGACATTCCCGTGGTCAGTATGGCGAAAGAAGACGGAGAACAGCTCCGTGACATCATAACCAAAACAGATCATCCGTACATCAGAACGATTTACAGGGAGGAAGAAGACCTGATTGCCCCGTTCAGCTCAAGAGGACCGGTCACTTATTCATGGGAAGTAAAGCCGGATCTTGTCGCCCCTGGTGTATCGATCGACAGCACAGTGCCAAAAGGGTATATGGATATGAACGGAACCAGTATGGCAGCGCCGCACATTGCAGGGGCCGCAGCTCTGATTCTCCAGAAATACCCGGACTGGACGCCGGATCAGGTGAAAGCAGCTTTAATGAACACCGCTAAACAGGTGACGGACCGTGATGGCAATATCCAGCCCCCACACGTACAGGGAACCGGAAGGGTGGATTTGGCAAAAGCACTGACCGCGGAAACTCTCGTTTATCCCGGGGCGGTGAGCTTTGGGAAATGGCTGAGAAACGAACGTCGCATTGAAAAAACAGTGAAAGTTACGGTTGATAATCAGTCTGACGAAAGAAAGCGGTATACAATTGATCCTCCCTTCGATGTACCGGACGGGATCCAGTGGAAAGTGCCGTTCTCCTTTTATCTGAATCCCGGTGAAAAACGGGAAGTGCCAATTATCATGGACATTCTCCCGGCTGTTTTTGAAGGAGGCATGTATCACGGAATTATAGAAGTAAAAAGCAGGGATGAAACGATTAATGTACCATATCTATTTTTCGTCGAGGAACCGGACTACCCGCGGGTGATGGCCTTCATGCTCGAGCAGACCGCAGACGAGAACATCTATCAGTATGAAGTATACCTGCCGGGAGGGGCTGAGGAATTCGGCATCGTCTTATACGATCCTGACACGTTTGAGTATCTCGATTACATCGAAGCCCGTACCGATGTGGAGCGGGGAATGCTTGAAGAGAAACTGGAAATTACCGGTCTCGAACCCGGGATTTACAAAGCGCTGATTTTTGCCTCCCAGGACGGCAAGGAAGACACGATTGAGCGCGATATTTTCATCGGCTCCGGCCTGACGGAACACGCTCCCTAA
- the wecB gene encoding non-hydrolyzing UDP-N-acetylglucosamine 2-epimerase translates to MAEKRKVMTIFGTRPEAIKMCPLVLELEKHHEEIESIVTVTGQHREMLDQVLGIFGVTPDEDLNVMQSRQTLTEVTTRTLEGLDEVMKRLKPDLVLVHGDTTTTFAASLAAFYNQIAVGHVEAGLRTWDKYSPFPEEMNRQLTGVISDLHFAPTDKAAENLTSEGKKDESIFITGNTAIDALKTTVDKGYTHPVLKEVGSDRLILLTAHRRENLGEPMRNMFRAIKRLVKEHDDVQVVYPVHLNPAVREAADEVLGNDPRIHLIEPLGVRDFHNFAARACMILTDSGGVQEEAPSLGVPVLVLRSTTERPEGVDAGTLKLAGTGEEDIYSLAKELLTSPEARQAMSKASNPYGDGHASARIVEAIRYHYGYRPDRPQPFSAY, encoded by the coding sequence ATGGCGGAAAAACGGAAGGTGATGACCATATTCGGAACGCGGCCGGAAGCGATTAAAATGTGCCCCCTCGTTCTGGAACTGGAAAAGCACCATGAAGAAATCGAATCGATTGTCACTGTGACCGGACAGCACAGGGAGATGCTCGATCAGGTGCTCGGCATTTTCGGGGTAACGCCGGACGAGGATCTGAACGTTATGCAGTCCCGGCAGACGCTGACCGAGGTTACCACCCGCACGCTTGAAGGTCTGGACGAGGTAATGAAACGTCTGAAGCCTGACTTGGTCCTCGTTCACGGGGACACAACGACTACATTTGCTGCGAGTCTTGCCGCCTTCTACAATCAGATTGCCGTGGGCCACGTGGAGGCGGGGCTTCGAACGTGGGACAAATATTCCCCTTTCCCGGAAGAAATGAACCGCCAGCTCACCGGAGTCATCAGCGATCTTCACTTCGCTCCGACCGATAAGGCAGCGGAGAACCTCACATCCGAGGGAAAAAAGGACGAGTCGATTTTCATAACCGGTAACACGGCCATCGACGCCCTAAAAACGACGGTGGATAAAGGATATACTCACCCCGTGCTCAAGGAGGTCGGCAGCGACCGCCTGATTCTCCTTACAGCCCACCGCCGTGAAAATCTCGGCGAGCCGATGCGCAATATGTTCCGTGCGATTAAGCGGCTTGTGAAAGAACATGACGATGTTCAGGTCGTGTACCCGGTGCACCTCAACCCCGCGGTCCGGGAGGCGGCGGACGAAGTACTCGGAAACGATCCGCGTATCCACCTGATCGAGCCGCTTGGGGTCCGTGACTTCCATAACTTTGCTGCCAGAGCCTGCATGATCCTGACCGATTCGGGGGGCGTGCAGGAGGAAGCGCCATCTCTCGGCGTACCTGTACTCGTGCTGCGCAGCACAACCGAGCGTCCCGAAGGAGTCGATGCGGGCACCTTGAAGCTTGCCGGAACCGGGGAAGAAGATATTTACAGTCTGGCAAAAGAACTATTAACCAGTCCGGAAGCGCGTCAGGCCATGTCCAAGGCATCCAATCCATACGGGGATGGACATGCGTCTGCCCGCATAGTGGAGGCGATCCGCTACCATTACGGGTACCGTCCGGATCGGCCGCAGCCATTCAGCGCATATTAA
- the upp gene encoding uracil phosphoribosyltransferase — translation MSKVYVFDHPLIQHKLTYIRDKQTGTKEFRELVDEVASLMAFEITRELPLQDVEIETPVGPATSKTIAGKKLGLVPILRAGLGMVDGILKLIPAAKVGHVGLYRDPETLEPVEYYVKLPNDVEEREFIVIDPMLATGGSAVEAIHSLKKRGARNIKLMCLVAAPEGVEVLQRDHPDVDIYLAAMDEKLNEKGYIVPGLGDAGDRLFGTK, via the coding sequence ATGAGTAAAGTGTACGTTTTTGATCATCCGTTAATTCAGCACAAGCTGACGTATATTCGGGATAAGCAGACAGGGACTAAGGAGTTTCGTGAGCTTGTGGATGAAGTAGCGAGCCTTATGGCATTTGAAATTACACGGGAACTTCCGTTGCAGGACGTGGAGATTGAAACGCCGGTCGGTCCGGCTACAAGTAAGACAATTGCAGGGAAAAAGCTCGGTCTTGTACCGATCCTCCGCGCCGGTCTCGGTATGGTGGACGGAATTCTGAAGCTCATCCCGGCAGCCAAAGTCGGTCACGTCGGGCTGTATCGCGACCCTGAGACGCTGGAACCGGTCGAGTATTACGTCAAGCTTCCCAATGATGTGGAAGAGCGTGAATTTATCGTAATCGATCCGATGCTTGCTACAGGCGGATCAGCTGTTGAAGCGATTCATTCCCTTAAAAAGCGCGGCGCCAGAAACATTAAGCTCATGTGTCTCGTTGCTGCTCCTGAAGGGGTGGAAGTGCTTCAGCGCGACCATCCTGATGTGGATATCTATCTTGCAGCAATGGATGAAAAACTGAACGAAAAAGGCTACATCGTGCCTGGTCTCGGAGATGCAGGAGACCGCCTGTTCGGGACAAAATAA